From the Streptomyces sp. Sge12 genome, the window ACCGGCTCGCCAAGGCCTTCCCGCACATCCGGGCGCGTGACGCCCGCGCCGCGCTGGAGGAGCTGCCCGAACTGCGTGACGTACGGGGGCAGTCGTACGGCCGCCTCTGGGAGCTCGTCGAATCGCTGGACGCGCTGCCGCGCGGCATCGCCATGCATCCGTGCGGGGTGCTGCTCTCCGACGACTCCCTGCTCGCCCGTACGCCGGTGGTCCCCACCAGCGGCGAGGGCTTCCCCATGTCCCAGTTCGACAAGGACGACGTGGAGGAGCTCGGGCTGCTCAAACTGGACGTGCTGGGCGTGCGGATGCAGTCCGCGATGGCGCACGCGGTCGCGGAGATCCGGCGCGGCACGGGGCAGGACCTCGACCTGGACGACCCGGCGCAGGTGCCGCCGGGCGACCGGGCCACGTACGAGCTGATCCGCTCGGCCGAGACCCTGGGCTGCTTCCAGATCGAATCGCCGGGCCAGCGGGACCTGGTGGGGCGGCTGCAGCCGGCCACCTTCCACGATCTGGTCGTCGACATCTCGCTGTTCCGGCCGGGGCCGGTGGCCGCCGACATGGTGCGGCCCTTCATCGAGGCCCGGCACGGGCGCGCGCCGGTCCGCTTCCCGCACCCGGACCTGGCCGACGCGCTGCGCGAGACGTACGGGGTGGTGGTCTTCCACGAGCAGATCATCGAGATCGTGCACGTCATGACCGGCTGCGGGCGGGACGAGGCGGACCGGGTGCGGCGCGGGCTGTCCGACCCGCAGTCGCAGGCGCGGATCAAGGTCTGGTTCGCGGCGAGGGCGGCCGAGCGCGGCTATCCGGTGGAGGTGATCGGCCGGACCTGGGAGATCGTGGAGGCCTTCGGGTCGTACGGCTTCTGCAAGGCGCACGCGGTGGCCTTCGCGGTGCCCACCTACCAGTCGGCCTGGCTGAAGGCGCACCACCCGGCGGCCTTCTACGCGGGGCTGCTGACCCACGATCCGGGGATGTACCCGAAGCGGCTGCTGCTGGCGGACGCGCGGCGGCGGGGCGTGCCGGTGCTGCCGCTGGATGTGAACCGGTCGGCGGCCGCCCACCGTATCGAACTGGTGTCCGATGCCGGCGGAGTGTGGGGACTGCGGCTCGGGCTGTCCGACGTCCACGGCATCAGCGGGGCCGAGGCGGACCGGATCGAGGCCGGACAGCCGTACGCCTCCCTGCGCGACTTCTGGGACCGGGCGCACCCGGGCCGCCCGGTCGCCGAACGGCTCGCACAGGTCGGGGCGTTGGACGCCTTCGGTGCCAACCGGCGGGACCTGCTGCTGCACGTGTCCGAACTGCACGGCGCACAGCGGGCCGCAGGTGTGCGCGGGCCCCAACTCCCGCTGGACGGCGGCCGGTCGACGGCCTCCGTCGGGCTGCCCGACCTGACCGAGGCGGAGCGGCTCAGCGCCGAGCTGGGCGTCCTCGGCATGGACGCCTCGCGGCACCTGATGGGGGACCACCACGCCTTCCTGGCCGAACTGGGAGTGATCCCGGCGCGGCGGCTGCGGGACACCGAGCACGGGCAGACCGTGCTCGTCGCGGGGGCCAAGGCGGCCACCCAGACCCCGCCGATCCGCTCCGGGAAGCGGGTCATCTTCACGACGCTGGACGACGGGACGGGCCTGGTCGACCTGGCCTTCTTCGACGACAGCCATGAGCGCTGCGCGCACACCGTCTTCCACTCCTTCCTGCTGCTGGTGCGCGGTGTCGTGCAGCGGCGGGGCCCGCAGAGCCTGAGCGTGGTCGGGGCGGCGGTGTGGAATCTGGCGGAGCTGGTGGAACTGCGGGCGGCGGGCGGCCTGGACGCGGTCGCGGCCCGCCTCGCCGAGCCGGCCGAGCCGGTCGAGCCGACGGGGTCGGGGGACGGTACGGCCGAGGGCGGCGGCGGTGACGGCGGGGAGGGCGACGGCGGTGAGGGCGGGAAGTCGGGGGCGAAGGCGCCCGGCCGCAGGATCCGCATGTCCACGGGGTACGAGATGAACCCCTGGGCCGACCTCCAGCCGCCCGGCACCGGCCCCGCGACCGGCCGCAAGCTGTGGCACTCCAGCCCCGGGAGCGCGGGATGACCACCGCCGAGCGGGTCGTGATGTGCCTGCGCCCGCACCCCGCCGACGGGGGGCCGCTCGGGGCGCGGGAGTACGCCGGGGTGCTCGCGCTGCTCGGCGGGATCACCCCGGCCGTGCAGGCGCTGCCGCCCGAGACGGTTCTCGCCGATGTCCGGGGCGCCCTGCGCTACTTCGACTGCGACGCCACCCGGCTCGCCGCCGTGATCCGGGTCCGGGCCCTCGCCCTGTACGGCGTGGACGCCACCGTCGGCGTGGCCGGGAACCCCATGCTGGCCCGGGCCGCCGCCCGCGAGGCCCGGCCCGGGGGGACCCTGGTGATCCCCGGGGATCCCGCCGCCGTACGGGAGTTCCTGGCGGGCAAGCCCGTCACCGTCCTCGACGGGGTCGGGCCGAAGGCCGCCCGCACCCTGTGCTCCTACGGCCTCGACTCCGTGGGCCGGGTCGCCGCCGCCCCGCCCGCCGCCCTGCGGCGGATCCTCGGCGCCCGGCTCGGCCGTGAGGTGCACGAGCGCGCCCTCGGGATCGACCGGACCCCCGTCCGGCCGGGGGCCGCCGCCCGCGCCATCGCTGCCGAGCGGCTCTTCGATCTGGACGAGCTGGATCCCGCACGGCACCGGCGGGCGCTGCTCTCGCTGACCGAGGAGCTCGGCGCGAAGCTTCGTACACAGGAACAGGGCCGCGGGCAGGTCTGCCGTGCCCTTTCGCTCACCGTCCGCTGCGCCGACCGCACCACCCTCACCCGGACGCGCACCCTGGCCGAACCCACCGCGCACTCGGCCGCCCTGACCGACACGGCCTACGCCCTCTACGCGGGCCTCGGCCTCCAGCGGGCCCGGGTCCGCGCGCTGTCCCTGCGCGCCGAGGACCTGACCTCGGCCGATCGGGCCGTGCGGCAGCTCAGCCTCGACCCCGAGGACGAGAAGGCCCGCCGGCTGGAGGCCGTCACGGACCGGGTCCGCGCGCGCTTCGGACCGCACGCCATCGCCCGCGGCACGCTGGCCGCCTGACGGTTCGTCGGCGTTCATCCGAGCGCCTCTAGCGCTTCGGTCGGGCGACGCGCGATTTTTTACCGACGCGTAACTTCCCTGTGTTGCTACTCACCCGTAATTTAGCGGCAGCAGCTCCCCTTGTGATCCGGATCACGGGACGAATCCCCCCCGCTCATCCCCTTGAGTCGACCGCAAGGAGATCACACGATGCTGCCCTGGAGACGCCTGCTCCGACCGCTCGTCGTCCTCGCCCTCACCGCCGCCGCGCTCGTCGCCCCCACCGGCGCCGCGCAGGCCGCAGCCGCTCCCAGCAGCGGCTGGAACAACTGGTCCTGCAAGCCGTCCGCCGCCCACCCGCGCCCCGTCGTCCTCGTCCACGGCACCTTCGGCAACTCCTGGGACAACTGGCTCGGCTTCGCGCCGTACCTCGTGAACCGCGGGTACTGCGTCTACTCGCTCGACTACGGCCAACTGCCCGGCGTCCCCCTCTTCAACGGGCTCGGGCCCATCGACAAGTCCGCCGAGCAGCTCGCCGTCTTCGTCGACAAGGTGCTCGCCGCCACCGGCTCCGCCAAGACCGACATCGTCGGGCACTCGCAGGGCGGCATGATGCCGCGCTACTACCTGAAGTTCCTCGGCGGCGCCTCGAAGGTCAACGCGCTGGTCGGCCTCGCCCCCGACAACCACGGCACCACGCTGCTCGGCTTCACCAAGCTCCTGCCGTACTTCCCCGGGGCCGAGGACCTGATCAGCACCGCGACCCCGGGCCTCGCCGACCAGATCGCCGGATCCGCCTTCCAGCAGAAGCTGAACGCGGGCGGGGACACCGTGCCCGGGGTGAAGTACACGGTCATCGCGACCCAGTACGACCAAGTGGTGACCCCGTACCGGAGCGCCTTCCTGGACGGGCCGAACGTACGCAACGTCGTACTCCAGGACCTGTGCTTCCTGGACCTCTCGGAGCACGTCGCGATCGGGCTGACCGACCGGATCGCCTGGCACGAGGCGGTCAACGCCCTCGACCCGGCCCATGCCGAACGGACCACCTGCGCCTCGGTCTTCGACTGACGCACAGGTGGCCCCGACCGGCTAGCGGCCGTGGCGGCCCGTCGCGGTGCGCGCGGTACGGCGGCGGGCGGCCGCGAACAGCGCCGCCGCGCCGACGGCCAGGGCGGCGGCCCCGGCGATCGCGATCGTCGGGGTTGCGCTGTTGCCGCCCGTCTCCGCGAGGTTCTCCTTGCCGGCCGCGGACAGTGCGGAGGGCGCGGACGACGAGGACGAGGCACCGGCCGCGATCGGGGCGGCGGCATCCGCCGTGCCGTTCGTCTTCGGGTCGTTGTCGCCGTGGCCCTTGTGCTCCACCGAGGACTTGTCGGCGCCGTCGGCGATCTGCTGGTCGGTGGGGGCCGAGGGCTTGTCGGCGGGCTTGCCGGTCGGCTCGGTACCCGTCCCGGTGCCGGGCTTGGCGGTCGGAGCGGTACCGGTGCCAGCACCAGCACCGGTACCGGTACCACCGCCGTTGTCCTTGCCGAAGACCACGTCCGAGCAGGTGTAGAAGGCCTCGGGGCTGTCGGAGCGCTGCCAGATGCTGTAGATGAGGTGGCGGCCCGACTTCTTCGGGACGGTCCCGGAGAAGACGTAGTCGCCGTTCTGCATGCCGGGGTCGGTGGCCTTCGCGAACGGGGCGGGCTCCAGGTCGGACCACGCCAGCGGCTTCGCCGGGTCGTACCCGTCCTTGGTCACGTACAGCTCGAAGGAACCCTTGTGCGGGGCCGTGCCCTTGTAGCGGAAGGTGTGCGCGCCGGCGGTCATCGGGCTGGCCGGCCAGTCGGCACGGGCCAGGTCCAGGCCCCGGTACTTGTCGTTGCCGGCCGAGCAGAGCCGGCCGTTCGGGATCAACGTACGGTGGTTCCCGGCCGCGTTGGCGATGTTCACCGCGTTCCAGTCGTAGAACGCCTGCGCCCCGCTGGAGGCGACCGCCGCCTTGCACGCCGCCGTCTTCGGGGACTCCGGCCCCTCGGCGTAGCACGCCGCCACCCGGCTGACCGGGTCCGTCATCGATCCGTGGGCGACCGCGGGCGCCGCCGCGTACGCGGCCAGCGCGAGCGGGGCGAGACCGGCGGAGGCGATACGGGTCAGGGCGACGGCGGTACGGCGGCGTGCGGGCATGGGTGATCTCCTTCGGGCACAAGGCAGGGGCGTGCCGGCGGAATCGGACCCCGCGGTGCGCCGCCCCCCGGCGGCGCCGCATCGGGCCCTTCCTGTCCTGGCCCGGCCAAGCTAGCCCCCCGGACCACGCCTTTTGCCCCCTCGGCCCGCTCGGAGCGGATCTTTAGGGTCCCCTTAAGGCAGGGACAAGAGAGGGCTCAGAAAGCGGTGTTGGGGGGCCCTTGCGCCCAAGGGGTTCTGGCTTCTCAGCGTCCGTGACAGTCCAGGCCGATCCGGCGTGTGCTGCCTCGGGTGGCTCCCCGATTGGCTCCCCGAGTGCCACCGGTGCCTTCACGTTTCGGGGCGCCTCCATACCTCGGGGCGGCCGCCCTCCCGCCTGATCGGCCCGTCCTCGCTCAGGTCTACGTCCTCCAGGCCGGAAAGTAATATGACCGTGCTCCGCCTCACCGCCCAAAGAGTGTCAGCAGCCCCGTGGCCACCCCCATCGTCGCGGCGAAGGCCACGCCAGCGCGGGAGAAGGCTCCGGGGATCGTGGCCCCGTCGGCCCTGGCAAGTACCCCGGCCACCACCGCACAAAGCAGGGCAATAAGAAGAGCAACGAGGACGGCCATGGCAATCAGGGCGTCGTGGGTTCCAAAGGTCATGGCAGGACTCCGTTCCGTGTAGTGGGCGCATGTCTTGTAGTTGGCGCGCCTCACTGCCCTGACCTTCGAGGTTCCGCTGTTCGGCGATGTGTGGCGTGGTCCAGAATGAACACTCCCGAACACCCTGGGAGCGAAGTGCCGATGAACGAGACCGACTCGCTGCTGATGCTGCACCGGGCCCTGCGGAACGCCCGGCTGGGTCGAGGGCTAAGCATGACGGCGGTGGCGACCCGTTCGAGGCTGAGTCGCACCACCGTCAGTCAGGCTTTCAACTCCTCCGTCCCGCCGAGTGAGGAGACCCTCGCCGCGCTAGCTCCCATCTTGCGGCTGGACCTGGAAACGCTGCTCACTTACCGCAGGGCGTGCCCTGGACCGCGTAGCTCCAACTCGGCACCGGTCGCAACCGTCAAGTCCGCTGGACGCGTTCCGGAGGACGACGCGGTCTTCGAGGCTCGTTACCGCGACTACCTCAAAACCCGCCACGGCCAGCTGACGGTAGTCGGCTTGGACCTGCGTGGGCCGGCGGCCTCCAGCTGGCCCCTAGATGCGGCCTATCTGAGCCTGGAACTGGCGGATTCGGCCACCCAGGCGCAGCGGGTGGAGCGCGCTGAGCATGCCCTACGCCGGAACAACCGCCTGCTTATCAGGGGCCTGGCCGGCAGCGGCAAGACCACCCTGCTCCAGTGGGTCGCATGTGCAGCAGCGGACGGCGAGCTGTTGGGACCCAACGACGGTCCCGCCCAGCCCCCGGTCGCGTTCGTCCTACCGTTGCGCACGTTTGCACGCCGCAGCGAAGGGCTACCCACCCCACAAGAGTTTCTGTCAGCCGTGGGCTGCCCACTCGCCGGGGCCCAGCCCTCAGGATGGACGGATCGGGTTCTCGACTCAGGACGCGGAATCGTGCTGGTCGACGGCTTGGACGAGGTACCCGAACGAATGCGTGACCGAACCAGCATCTGGTTGCAAGAGCTGGTCGCGGCTTATACGCGTGCGCGGTTCGTGGTCACCACGCGCCCTACGGCTGTAGCAGAGGGGTGGCTGGCCGCCTCGGGTTTCAGGGAGCTCACTGTCCGACCGATGAGCCGCGACGACGTAACTGTCTTCGTCGCGCGCTGGCACACGGCAGCCAAGGCGAGTACCGACGATTCCGAAGTGCAGGCTCACCTTGACGGCCTTGAGAACGACCTCAAGGAGCAGGTCCGTGCGAAGCGGGACCTGTCACTGTTGACCACCACACCGCTGCTGTGCGCGCTGGTATGCGCACTTCACCGGGATCGCCGCGGTCAGCTCCCGCACGACCGCGTCGAGTTGTACGAAGCAGCGCTGACGATGTTTCTCTACCGCCGGGACCACGAGCGCGAGGTCGTGGCTCCCGAGGGCTTCACCCTTAGCGAGAAGGAGAGCGTGCAGCTCCTCCAGAGGCTTGCGTACTGGCTGATCCGCAACGGCCAGACGGAGATGCCCCATGGCACTGCGGTGGCCATCATGACCGATGCGCTGATGTCGATGCATGCGGTTGCCCAACAAGGCGACGCGACGCAGTTGCTGAACCATCTGCTGACGCGCAGCGGCCTGCTGCGCAGGCCCACGCCGGACACAATCGACTTCGTCCACCGGACCTTCCAGGATTTCCTGGGTGCGAAGGCAGCCGTTGAGGCGCACGATCTCCCACTTATTGCTCGAAACGCCCACGACGCGCAGTGGGAAGACGTCGTACGGATGGCGGTCGCACATGCCCGGGAAGGCGAGCGGGTCGAGCTGCTAGAGGCCATCCTCGCCCGCTCGCATGAGGAGGAGTACCGCAAACGGCTTGCCCTACTGGCATTGGCTTGTCTCCGGCACGCCACCGAGCTTCCCCCGGCCACCCGCGAGAAGGTCGAGATAAATGCCGGATCCCTGCTGCCGCCGCAATCTTGGACAGCCGCGAACGAGCTAGGGGATATTGGGCCACTCGTGCTCGACCTCATGCCCAGTGCGGTCGATACGCCCATGCGACATGCTCGCTACTCGATCCGCACCGCCAAGACAATCGGTGGCGATGGAGCCCTCGCATACCTCAAGTCCTTCAGCGGAACGCAAGACCTCTGGGCGCGTGCTGGACTGTGCGCTGGCTGGTCCGACTTCGACCCTGACGAGTACGTGGCACAGGTACTCGCGGCCATGGCGGGTGAACTCCCGAATGTTCATCTCGTGGAGGATCGACAGATTCAAGCGATCCGTCCCCTCCGGGTAACAAAGGTCACCTTCGTGGGGGACCACACGCTCCAGGCAATCGGCCGACTGCCCCACCCTGAGCGGATTAAGTCCCTGACTCTCCAAGGCAACGGCAGAGTTGCGGAACTTAACCAGCTGCCCACTCTCTTTCCCCAGCTTGAGGAACTGCAGCTGGAAGCATGCCGGAAGATGCGCGATCTCGCGGGCTTGGAGACAACGTCAGTCAGCCAGCTTTCGCTCATCGGGTCCACCATGCTGCGAAATCTTGGGCCTCTGAAGAGGATGAACGGGCTTCGCTCCCTGCGGCTCCTGGACCTCGAGCGACTCACCCCGGGGCGCGTACCAGCTCTTCCCCAGCTTGAGTGGCTCGACGTCGACCACGGCGGCTTTCTCACCATGCTTGACCGCTGGCCTGGCTTGACTCGGTTGTCCGTCCAGGGCGCGGGGTTCCTTCGCGGTGGAAACTTCGAGTTGCCGCCCCGTCTGAGCCACTTGGATCTCTGGAACGTCGAACTGGAAGCAGCTTGTCGTCCATGGTTCGAGGGACTAACACAGGTAACCGACGCGAGCTTCGGCACAAGGTCTGGTGTCGTAGCCCCGCTCGTCGATTACTTCCCACAAGTCCGCTCACTCCGGATCATCGCAATTCATGGATCCATCGAGGTAGACGTACGCCCCCTACTCGAACTATCCGAGTTGAGTAAGCTAACCCTGGACGGTTTCACCCGCGTCATTGGCGGCGAGGCATTTGCGCCCGATGTTATACGCATTGAGCATTCTTAGGGTCGAGGTAAGAAGGGCCTCAGGAAGCGACGTTGCGGAGCCCTCATACCCCAAGGGTCCTGGCTCCCCACTGTCCATGACAGTCCAGGCAGATCCGCCCCGTGTCGCCTCCGGTGGCTCCCCGACTGGCTTCCCGGGAGCCGCCGGTGACGTTCAGGCGTCGGGGCGCTTCCACACCTCGGGGCCGCCGCCTTCTTACGTGATCGGCCCATCCTCGCTCAGGTCCACGTCTTTCAGGCCGGCGCGTCGCAGGAACTCGGCAACGTCCCTGGGGGCGTGCGCGCGTCCGCGATCCGCGTCTACGCCGAGCGCATGCACCGTAACCTTCCGACCACCCTGCGAGGACACCGGGTGCACGATGATCTCCGTCTCGTCCGACATGCCCCCAGCCTGCCGCCCCCGCCTCCGAGCGCACTGTCCGGCCGGCAGTGGGTGCAGGGATCCACACCGAGACGCGGCCGGTATGGGCGTCCGAGGCTGGATAGAGCAGGCGATCCACACACGGCTCCGGAGGTCGCTTTATACGAAGGCAATCCAGCAGGTCAAAGCCCTGCATGTAGGCATTCCCCGTGAGGCCCCGGTCTATCGGACACGGATGGGGCAGCCCAGGCGCCTTCGGGGCACGCAAGCCTGTCTTCTTTTCTTCCACGGACAGGCGTTCTCTTGTCCTGACAGACTGAACCGATGATCAGTGTGACTGCTGCCGCAAGGCAGTCCGAGAGCCTCATAGCGTCCCTCCCAGCTGCTGCACTCGTCGGGGCGATGGCCCTGCTGTTCACTGTTGTCACGTTTTGGTGGCTTAACGCCCGCCTGGGAGTACTGAAGAGCTGGGAGCCTCAGACCTACGCGATGTCCCTCGGCCAGGACTATGTCCGGGTACGCCTGCCACTGGTCATGTACAACACGGGGGCACGGTCGATCGTAGTGTTGGACATGCGCATGCGTTTCCCGGAGGAACCCACCGCTCTGTGGCCGCTGCGTTGGACCGGCACGTGCGAAGAGCTCATGCCAGAATCAGTGCAAGACGTGATACCCCCGGCTGGATTCGCCATCGCGGGCCGGGAAGCAGAGCAACGGGTCGTGACCTTCAGTGTGCCGTCGCCAGGTTTCATACCTGAAGGACGTGATTACCAGGTGGCTATCGAGGCGGTTCTGGGGCAGCGGAAGCTATGGCAGCGAATTCTGCGGCGGGACGGTAGATGGCAGCCAGTCGTGCGCTTCACTCTCCGAACGGGGCCTATGCGGTACTCAGGTTCCTACGTTGCCTATTCGAATACCCCTCTTGAGCTGAACCCGGAAGATCTTCGGGCACCTGACGATGCGATGCAGCGTCTCGCTCGGCGTCTACGCGACGAACGTAAGGAACCTTCCTAGCTTTAAGACTCCGCGCCATCTGAGAACGACTTCGCACCCACCCACCACTCACCCCAGCTCCCATCCCGTCTGCCGTCGACCCACACGTCAGTGGAGCGGGTGCGGTGCCGGGCGTCCAAGTGGAGCGCGCCACTGTACGAACGACCTGGACGCCCGGTGCTGTGTCTGCTCGGCTTGTCCTGGCCGATGGCAGATGGGATGGGAGTTCCCCGCCCCAGCCATCCACGGCCGGCACCCGCCGCGGCGCCCCCGCCATTCCGGAGTCGGAGCGCCCCCGCCGGAGGCATGTCGGTGAGTGGTGGCACCTGCGGCCCGGCGGGCTCGACTCATGTCCTTGGGCCTACCCGCCTTGCAGGGGCGGGCGTCGGCGCAGCGCGCGCGGAGCGGGCCGAAGGCAGGAGCGTCGCGCGGAGCGGAGCCGGGAAGCCCGCCCGGCGGAGCGGAGCGCAGCCGGGTGCTTGATGACGTAGAGAAACTCCTGCCAGCGTGCTCGGGTAGGGGTCCGGAATCTGGCACCAGACCCATACAACCGAGTTGCTCAGTAAGGCCGTTAGAGTCACTGCCTCCCCTGAAGGGATCAGAAGCTGATGACCGTTGCACCGCCCACGCCGTCCCTGTGCACCAGGTGCGGCACGAAGTTGAGCCGCAGCAACATCGACACCGTGTGCAGCCCCTGCCGCCGTGCTGTCGGTCCTAAGGCCTCCGGCAGCCCGTTGCGCGCCGTACCGGCTGACACTGAGCCTCACTGGCTCGCTGGTAGTGCCGAGAGGAGTGCCCCTCCGGATGGCTCGAACCTGGCTGACGTACTCAAGGCGTATCGAGCGCTCCACAAGCTCAAGCAGCAGGA encodes:
- a CDS encoding DNA polymerase III subunit alpha, whose product is MVESGGGVQFERSRRPRVPGFTHLHTVSGFSMRYGGSHPERLAERAADRGMDALALTDRDTLAGAVRFAKACAGAGIRPLFGVDMAVSPAAGPAVPGGSTGSAAGGGPGEASYRRRTPVKGGAFVDESAARAVFLARDGAAGWAELCRMVTAAHAGAAEVPLVPWGALRGESVFVLLGPDSEVGRALAAGRPDRAARLLGPWREVYGDSLRLEAVHHGRTGTGPGSLRLAARTVGFAADQGLPAVLTNAVRYADPGQGPVADILDAARRLVPIDPRNPAHPLDSGERWLKDPAAMAEAADRIAQAAGLRPADARRLLAETRRTAEACSVDPEDDLGMGSVHFPEARLVGAAHRSAQRVLASRASAGMVLRGYAGDRAYWERMHQELDIIAYHGFASYFLTVAQVVDDVKEMGIRVAARGSGAGSLVNHLLGIAHADPVAHGLLMERFLSKRRRVLPDIDIDVESARRLEVYRRIMDRFGTERVATVSMPETYRVRHAIRDVGAALSMDPAVTDRLAKAFPHIRARDARAALEELPELRDVRGQSYGRLWELVESLDALPRGIAMHPCGVLLSDDSLLARTPVVPTSGEGFPMSQFDKDDVEELGLLKLDVLGVRMQSAMAHAVAEIRRGTGQDLDLDDPAQVPPGDRATYELIRSAETLGCFQIESPGQRDLVGRLQPATFHDLVVDISLFRPGPVAADMVRPFIEARHGRAPVRFPHPDLADALRETYGVVVFHEQIIEIVHVMTGCGRDEADRVRRGLSDPQSQARIKVWFAARAAERGYPVEVIGRTWEIVEAFGSYGFCKAHAVAFAVPTYQSAWLKAHHPAAFYAGLLTHDPGMYPKRLLLADARRRGVPVLPLDVNRSAAAHRIELVSDAGGVWGLRLGLSDVHGISGAEADRIEAGQPYASLRDFWDRAHPGRPVAERLAQVGALDAFGANRRDLLLHVSELHGAQRAAGVRGPQLPLDGGRSTASVGLPDLTEAERLSAELGVLGMDASRHLMGDHHAFLAELGVIPARRLRDTEHGQTVLVAGAKAATQTPPIRSGKRVIFTTLDDGTGLVDLAFFDDSHERCAHTVFHSFLLLVRGVVQRRGPQSLSVVGAAVWNLAELVELRAAGGLDAVAARLAEPAEPVEPTGSGDGTAEGGGGDGGEGDGGEGGKSGAKAPGRRIRMSTGYEMNPWADLQPPGTGPATGRKLWHSSPGSAG
- a CDS encoding DNA polymerase Y family protein, which translates into the protein MTTAERVVMCLRPHPADGGPLGAREYAGVLALLGGITPAVQALPPETVLADVRGALRYFDCDATRLAAVIRVRALALYGVDATVGVAGNPMLARAAAREARPGGTLVIPGDPAAVREFLAGKPVTVLDGVGPKAARTLCSYGLDSVGRVAAAPPAALRRILGARLGREVHERALGIDRTPVRPGAAARAIAAERLFDLDELDPARHRRALLSLTEELGAKLRTQEQGRGQVCRALSLTVRCADRTTLTRTRTLAEPTAHSAALTDTAYALYAGLGLQRARVRALSLRAEDLTSADRAVRQLSLDPEDEKARRLEAVTDRVRARFGPHAIARGTLAA
- a CDS encoding esterase/lipase family protein, with product MLPWRRLLRPLVVLALTAAALVAPTGAAQAAAAPSSGWNNWSCKPSAAHPRPVVLVHGTFGNSWDNWLGFAPYLVNRGYCVYSLDYGQLPGVPLFNGLGPIDKSAEQLAVFVDKVLAATGSAKTDIVGHSQGGMMPRYYLKFLGGASKVNALVGLAPDNHGTTLLGFTKLLPYFPGAEDLISTATPGLADQIAGSAFQQKLNAGGDTVPGVKYTVIATQYDQVVTPYRSAFLDGPNVRNVVLQDLCFLDLSEHVAIGLTDRIAWHEAVNALDPAHAERTTCASVFD
- a CDS encoding lytic polysaccharide monooxygenase auxiliary activity family 9 protein, encoding MPARRRTAVALTRIASAGLAPLALAAYAAAPAVAHGSMTDPVSRVAACYAEGPESPKTAACKAAVASSGAQAFYDWNAVNIANAAGNHRTLIPNGRLCSAGNDKYRGLDLARADWPASPMTAGAHTFRYKGTAPHKGSFELYVTKDGYDPAKPLAWSDLEPAPFAKATDPGMQNGDYVFSGTVPKKSGRHLIYSIWQRSDSPEAFYTCSDVVFGKDNGGGTGTGAGAGTGTAPTAKPGTGTGTEPTGKPADKPSAPTDQQIADGADKSSVEHKGHGDNDPKTNGTADAAAPIAAGASSSSSAPSALSAAGKENLAETGGNSATPTIAIAGAAALAVGAAALFAAARRRTARTATGRHGR
- a CDS encoding NACHT domain-containing protein: MNETDSLLMLHRALRNARLGRGLSMTAVATRSRLSRTTVSQAFNSSVPPSEETLAALAPILRLDLETLLTYRRACPGPRSSNSAPVATVKSAGRVPEDDAVFEARYRDYLKTRHGQLTVVGLDLRGPAASSWPLDAAYLSLELADSATQAQRVERAEHALRRNNRLLIRGLAGSGKTTLLQWVACAAADGELLGPNDGPAQPPVAFVLPLRTFARRSEGLPTPQEFLSAVGCPLAGAQPSGWTDRVLDSGRGIVLVDGLDEVPERMRDRTSIWLQELVAAYTRARFVVTTRPTAVAEGWLAASGFRELTVRPMSRDDVTVFVARWHTAAKASTDDSEVQAHLDGLENDLKEQVRAKRDLSLLTTTPLLCALVCALHRDRRGQLPHDRVELYEAALTMFLYRRDHEREVVAPEGFTLSEKESVQLLQRLAYWLIRNGQTEMPHGTAVAIMTDALMSMHAVAQQGDATQLLNHLLTRSGLLRRPTPDTIDFVHRTFQDFLGAKAAVEAHDLPLIARNAHDAQWEDVVRMAVAHAREGERVELLEAILARSHEEEYRKRLALLALACLRHATELPPATREKVEINAGSLLPPQSWTAANELGDIGPLVLDLMPSAVDTPMRHARYSIRTAKTIGGDGALAYLKSFSGTQDLWARAGLCAGWSDFDPDEYVAQVLAAMAGELPNVHLVEDRQIQAIRPLRVTKVTFVGDHTLQAIGRLPHPERIKSLTLQGNGRVAELNQLPTLFPQLEELQLEACRKMRDLAGLETTSVSQLSLIGSTMLRNLGPLKRMNGLRSLRLLDLERLTPGRVPALPQLEWLDVDHGGFLTMLDRWPGLTRLSVQGAGFLRGGNFELPPRLSHLDLWNVELEAACRPWFEGLTQVTDASFGTRSGVVAPLVDYFPQVRSLRIIAIHGSIEVDVRPLLELSELSKLTLDGFTRVIGGEAFAPDVIRIEHS